The Paenibacillus mucilaginosus 3016 genome includes the window CCTGATCGCAGTGTGGCAGCTTCTCGGCCAGACCGGCGTGATATCGACGCGTACGCTCCCGACACCGGTGCAGGTGGTGGAGGCGCTCGTGCTGCTGATCCAGAAGGGAACGATCTTCACTTATATCGCCGTGAGCACGAAGCGGGCGTTCCTGGGCTTCGCGATCGGCGGGGGCATCGGCTTCCTGCTCGGGCTTGTTAACGGCATGTCTCCGCTGCTGGAGAAGCTGACGGACTCCTCCATGCAGATGATCCGCAATATCCCGCACCTGGCTCTCATTCCGCTGGTCATCCTGTGGTTCGGCATCGGCGAAGAGGCGAAGCTGTTCCTGGTGGCGCTCGGCGTCTCCTTCCCGGTCTATCTCAACACGTTCCACGGCATCCGTTCCGTAGACCCGGGACTGATCGAGATGGGCCGCGTGTACGGCCTCAAGGGGCCGGCACTGTTCTGGAAGGTGATTCTCCCGGGCGCGCTGCCGAGCATCCTTGTCGGCGTCCGCTATGCGCTCGGCATCATGTGGATTACGCTGATTGTCGCCGAGACGATCTCGGCGGATTCGGGGATCGGCTATATGGCGATGAACGCGAGGGAATTCATGCAGATGGACGTCGTCGTCCTCAGCATCCTGATCTATGCCCTGCTCGGCAAGCTGTCCGACGTGGCGGCGAAGCTGCTTGAGAAGCAGTGGCTGCAGTGGCATCCGAACTTCAAGAAAGCCTGACCGGGCAAGCGGAAGGAGGGCTCTTCGCATGAGCCGCAAACAGGGAACGGAGCTTAGCATCAAGGGAGTATCGAAGACGTTCGGGGACAAAAGCGTGCTGACCGGCATCGACCTCGAGCTGAAGCCGGGCGAATTCACCGCGATCGTCGGACGAAGCGGCTGCGGCAAAAGCACGCTGCTGCGCCTGGTGGCCGGC containing:
- the ssuC gene encoding aliphatic sulfonate ABC transporter permease SsuC produces the protein MKAALRLSRAAELLPWLVPVLLIAVWQLLGQTGVISTRTLPTPVQVVEALVLLIQKGTIFTYIAVSTKRAFLGFAIGGGIGFLLGLVNGMSPLLEKLTDSSMQMIRNIPHLALIPLVILWFGIGEEAKLFLVALGVSFPVYLNTFHGIRSVDPGLIEMGRVYGLKGPALFWKVILPGALPSILVGVRYALGIMWITLIVAETISADSGIGYMAMNAREFMQMDVVVLSILIYALLGKLSDVAAKLLEKQWLQWHPNFKKA